The following is a genomic window from Colletotrichum lupini chromosome 5, complete sequence.
ACAccaagaagaaggaaaagaagaagaagagcgaaGAGGAGAGGAAAGCAAGGAAAGAGAAGAAACGGAAACAAGCTGAGGCTAACGGCACGATTCCCATGGAAATCCACGTCGACGATAGCGACTCCTCCAGCGAAGGCACCCCAGCCGCAACGCCCAAGACGACAGCGTCTCCCACAACAAACCCGGTGAGGATATACCGCCGTTGCTGCCAGTTGAGAGAGACACCCATTCTCAAGAAGATCACCGAACAACTGAATAGCCCTTCAAATTGCTCTTCCGACATAGGAATGGTGCAGAAGTTGGATTTGACGGGCTACTGGATGCAGCTCCCTGACTTGATCACTCTGGGCGATTACTTGGCGGTCGTGCCGGTTAAGGAGGTTATCTTGGAGAACTGCGGCCTGACAGATGAAGGCGTCAGGGTGATATTGGCCGGTCTCCTGGCTGCGAAGAAGCCTGATTCGAAGAGGCGGAAGCAAGCCAAGGCAGATGGTCTCGCTACACAGGGCGGCTTCGTTGAACGGCTCGTCCTCAAGAACAACAAGATTGGACCCGAGGGTTGGAAGCACATGTTCCTCTTCATCTACCTCTGCCGAACGCTCAAGTTCCTCGACGTCTCGACGATATCCTTCCCCCGTCCTACCCAACCGGCACAAAACGGAAACGGGCATGGACACCACTTGCTCAGACATAACTCTAATGACGAGCAACCCCAGAACATATGCGCGACCCTGTTTGCCAAGGCCATCGGCGAACGACTGGGCGGCGCTACATTGGAACTACTCAATCTCGGAGAGACTAACCTCAACTCGAATGATCTCGGCATGGTAATAGACGGTATCATTCAGTGTGGCGTAAAACGACTTGGTCTTGCTCACAACAACATTGACGAAAAGGGACTCAGGCATGTTGCCAGATATCTCTCCACAAGCGGATGCGAGGGCCTAGACTTGGGCGGCAACGATCTAAGAGATCAAACTGACATCATTGCCAATGCAATTTCGGAAAAGGACTCTTTGTGGGCGCTCAGTCTGGCTGAGTGCAACTTGAAACCTGGCTCGCTTTGCAAGATTTTCCCTGCGCTTGCTCAGCTCAAAGACTTCCGCTTTATTGACCTTTCTCACAATCGGGATCTGTGCAAATCGGATCCCAGTGCCATTGGTCTCTTGCGCAAGTAAGTCATACCGATTCACTAAACGAGATTACGAAGCTGACGATATTTAGGTATCTACCAAAGCTACAGGGACTCCGGCGTGTTCACCTTGCTGATGTCGCCATGACATCCGAGCAAGCTATTGCGCTTGCCGAGATTCTCCCTGAGGCTAAAATGCTCGCCCACATTAGTTTTCTGGAGAATCCAGAGCTCGTCAAACTTGCAGATGCCAAGACTGAGGATGCCCAGGAGGAAGCTTGTGCGCTCTATGCATCCTTCCTTGCTGCTACACGTGTCTCCAAGACTATTGTGTGTGTCGACATTGATGTACCGAGCGACAATTCCGGCGAGGTCGTCAAGGCTTTGGCCAAGCAAGTGGTCGCCTACTGCTTGCGGAATATGGAGCGATTCCCCATTGGCGACATAAGCGCGGTCATTTCAACAGTCCTAGCCGAATCTCAGGACTCGTTGCCAGGTGGCCCAATCCCACCTTATCCCGATGTACTCGCACATCTCGTCGGCCACGACGTTCTCAGAGAAGACTCGGACAACGAGTCCGCGCCAGACGATGACTATGTCATTGGAGGCACCGGTGTTGTCAAGGCTCTCACTTGCTGTCTCAAGAACAGGGGAGATGAATCGAGAAGGCAATCTGGCGAGTTCATCCGGGATTTCGAAGATGGCGTCCCAGTGCCTGCGAGCCCGCGACCGAAGCTACCTCCAGGAAAGGCCAAGGATATGTCGAAGCATCTACTGGCCAGCGCCCGCAAGATTCGTCAGAGGCTGCAGCCAGCACTGTCCAAGGCTAGAGTCAATCCGCAGGAAGATGAGCACAACCTGCGCAAGTTGATGTTCCTCGACGTTACACTTGCCAACATTATCAAGCGGTTCGAAGATGAATTTCCTGAAACCCGCGTGTACACAGATGAGGCATCGGAGACCACCTTGCCCAGCCAGAGTGACCAACTCGGGACTTCGCTATCCTCGACGGAGGATCCTGATCAGCACAGCATTCCGTCCGATGCCGAGGACGAGACCGGCTTATCGGTCCGGCCTGGTCTGCCGCGCACGAATTCGACGTTGTCGCATACCTCGAAAGCACTCGCCGAAGAAGAGGGTAGAATGCACAGGGCCGGCCACAAGATTCGGTCTGGAATTATCAAGCCCGAGTACTACGGTCTGCTGAGTGGTGTACTCGAAGTTGGCCTCGACCCTAAGCACACAGCTATGCTTCACCAGATGATTGAAGAGATTGATGAGCCTGATTTGACCCAAAAGGTTGAACAAAAGGGCATCATGCGCGTCTTCAACGAGGACCGCGATCAGGTCCGTGAGGGACTTCGAGCACTTGATCCCATGCACTGGGATCGGTTCGTCGAGAGTCAGGAGAAGGCCCGTGGCAATGTCAAGGCAGGCATGACCAGCCCAGCAAAGCCCGTGGATGAGAACGCCATTGAGGACTGATCCTTTGGCCTCTCATGCATGGCCACATTTGCATCATAATACGGCGGCTTATTTGCCGCCTTTTGTACTCGTAATTTGCTCGACATGAAATGTTGGATTGGGGACTTTTTGAAACGATGAGAAGCAAGCAAAGGCGTAACGCGAGGAGGGAGTCCGTCATTCACCAAAACAATCCTTCCTCTGGGCGTCTTCAAAGATACCAAGGGATTCGGGTTCACTTGATACGTTCATATACCTTGGGATGTGGGTGGATTCGTCTCCAGCGACGGGAACAGAAAAGTTCGTCAAAGTCATGGAGGGAAGCAGCCAAAACGGACAGTCGCTACTGAAATCTGTACTAGTGTACAACAGCATTCTAAAGCAATGACCAAATTCCTCGCCCTCTTTAGGGTGAGAAAGCCGCCGGGTCTGACGTGCCAAAATGTCTCTGCAGCTCGATATAATGCATATTATGAATCGTGTTCAAGTGAAGTTTAATGGCCATCACTGCAGTAAACGTCAAGTGGTGTTTACGCTTGTCAAAAGGCAGGCTACCGGACTCTAGAGCGAGACAGCCCCAGATTGTGTGAAGGGCAGAGTAAAGGCTAGGAGGTAAAGTTATCTGGCTGGTGTGCTAACGAGGTTCAGGCACCACCCACATCTTATATACATGGGAGAAGGGGCTGCCAGCAGTACTCTTTAAGCGTGCGACGGCTAAGGATATACAAACTATCGACTCTAACGCTGGTGATCTACGGTTGATAGGAACCATAACTCAAGTCGAGTGACTAGCGCAACCGAGTCCGATGTGTTTCTCTCTGGTCGATATGCTCGGGTTTTGACATCGCCACAATCTCATCGCCTAGTCCGGCGAATTTCTAGACTTTCAATTGGTCTATGCGTCAAGTGCCAGATCAACATCCAAGTCCCACGGGTCTCGCAGGCTTAGGTAGGATAGATCGTTCGGACTCTCGCTACTTGAGTGTCCGTATACCATACACTGCCAGTCCAAAAACCAGATCTCACAGACTGAAGCCAAGAAATGTTTAAATCTAACAGCGACGGGAGCGCATCTGATGTACATTAAACTTACACTTCGTGGGGACTGGGGAGGGGGCCCGGGGATATGGTTCAAACAATGCCAAGGCCCGCCGGTCACATaacccatccatccatccacccTCTTGGCTGTGTTTCCTGCCGGGACTGGGATGTCCATCGCAGTAACTTAGGTTTGTGAGAGCCTTTGTTGTTAAACTCATACATGGGCATCCAAAGGTAAATGGATAGCGGAATTGATTAGACTTGAGGTTTAATGGAGTTGCCTTTGCAGTTCGTCTGATCTGCTCCTTATTCTCGAGATAAGAAGGAAAATCAGCCGTTCCGCCCACCGGTCTTCCTCTTCTAACTCGGCCAGGAAACTTTTCTATAACCAGAGAGAGGTAGAGAGGAACGATTCTTCAAATTACACTCGCTTTCATCATCTCATCTGATCCTCTCATTGACCGTCTCCTGTTTTCTCAATTTACATACACATTCGCTTGCATCACAACACACACAGACGAAAGAAGATGAAGTCATCAGACAGACTCGCGCTGCTcttagcagcagcagcagcagcagcaggtcCGGCGGCAGCCTTTACAAACACCAAAGTCGACTTTTTCATGCGCAAGAACATCGATCCCATCGTCATCCCGGGCCAGTACAAGAGCCACATGCACAGCTTCTTCGGCAGCGACGCGGTGAGGGTGAACATGAGCTCGACGGCCGAGTTGCAAAAGGGGTGTTCTACGGCGCAGAACCCGAATGATTTTTCTGTATATTGTATGTTTATTCTCCTTCTCCCTCCCGCCACTCGTCCTATAGCGAGCAATCTCAACTAACACCCCTCCGTTAGGGATCCCCACGCTCTACCGCGTCCAAGGCGAAACCCGAACGCCCATCGAACCGGTCTCGTTCGTAGCCTACTACAACTTCGACAAGGACCCGGCCGAGGTGCCCATCCCGCCCAACTTCTCCGTCGTGGCGGGCAACTCCAAGGCCTCGACGGAAGCGGACCTGGTCCCCGGGTCCGACGTGACGTGGCTCTGCCAGAACCAAGCCTTCGACGCAGGCGGGAAAGAACATTCCCAGTTCCCGCAGAACACGTGCTCGACTTCTCTACAGGCGGTCCTGTGGTTCCCGGACTGCGTTGACGAAACCACCCTCAAATCTGCCTACTCTGATAGGAAGACGGGGGCGTGCGCGGGTGGGATGAAGAGGATGCCGCAGCTGCGATTCAGTATACGCTACGATACCAAGGAGGCGATCCCCGGAGGCTGGAAGGGCGGGGACCCGCCGATCGAGCTCGCGTGCGGCGGGAGCCGGTGTTTCCACGGGGACTTTGTGAATGGGTGGCTCGAGGAGGCGGCCAGGACCATGGTTACCGGGTTGAAGAGTAAGAGGGAGTTTGAGGCGGTGGATGGGCCGAATGGGAAGGCTAGGGCGGGGAGTGTTTGTAAGAGGAAGGCGACGGACGCGGATCCGGGGAATGGGACTGGGGATTGGGCGGAGAGTGTGAAGATGATGGGGGctgggaagaggaggaggaggaggactggGCCGGTGAGGAGAATGGGGTTGTGAGGGTTGTAAATGAATGCCAGGATACGATGCGTTTGTTCTGAAGATGAATGGATGGCCGGGTTCCTGGTGGTGGATATGTCGCAACTTTGGAATGGGCTGCGATGCTACTTTCATTCATCGGAGTAGCAAGATGAGTACTGGAAGAGTTCTCACTATCAAAATACCTGACCAAAGATCAATATCAATTTCGAGATGTCTACCTCATGAGAAGTCTCTCCCCAAAGTTGATGGACGAATAAACAGAGACCGGACTTCATTGCCGGCTTCCACATGCAGACTTCTACCCATTGCACTGAACGTTCTATAACGTCCACTCGTCTCCACAGTGACTCTTGAGTTGAGGAAAGAAATAGAATTGATGTTTAGAGGAGACGAACGTCGATTGAGTAATGGTGCGTTTTTAAGCAATCCTACGTTGGCAGTTTATCGCATTGTATTTCTGTAGTAAAATGCAATAATCATGCTGGTGTCGGGGATGAGCATGATATGTACTTGATAGTGTCACATGGCTATGATCTACTTGATCAAGCCGTTGTCCTACCAGACCGCGGTGTGATTCCCATGGCCAGCATGATGTCTTCCAGGCTCGAACAACGCAATGTGCCCAGGAGTATAGTCGGAGGATGAGAAGAAGCTTCGAGGACTACCATACAAAAGACAACAGATACCGAAATAAGGTCATCTCCCATGTTACGGCAGACTACGGCTCAAAAAGACAATATAAGGTAGGCACGCTTGATATCAAGGTCTGGACAGCTTAACTCAGACCCGAGACACCCCTCGCTCAGTAGGTATTGACAACCAGCCTCAACTCAATGCCCATGGCGCCGCTCGTCACAAGCCGCAGCAAGCAAGCCAAAGCCAGCCTGACCTCCCCTACGTCTACCGGTATCCCACAGCGTGAACACCGATGAAGCGCCACACCAGAGACGGCTAGACAGCTATCGATCGGTGATTTGTATCAACTACGGGCCGAGCACATACATAGGTATGTAGTAGGTATCCGTAGAGAACGTCAAGCCACTTGGGATGACAAAATGGGTAGGGAACTaattaggtaggtagtctaACGATGCCGATGGGGTAATGCTCCTAGGGACTTGGAAGAAAAGTATTCGAAAAAGGAATCAATGTCGTCCGCGTCGGGGCCCTCGGGAGTCGGGAGCGCCCAGTTTAGCTCCACGCGGACGGGTATCCGGCCGGAAAATAAAGACCTCGAGGCTTGTCGCTTGGCCCTGCCATCGCTGGGGCACGCCTCGATCGAGCAAAAGGCCGTAGTTGCTCCTTTCACTCTGGCGTAGTGGGTGGTGGGTGAGCGCTGAGCCCTGCGTCATAACTGGAGCCTCTCCCCTACACCCCAAGGCTAAGCCGGGGGCAGCCACCGAAAGATGGAAGGCCAAGACGGGTCTTGAGTTGAAGGAGGGTTGACGAGTGGGTGGGTGGTTACGTTTGCTGGCATGGCTGAGAAGTCTTGGAGATTCAGGAGGGAATGGGGTCATTAATGGTCGTTAATTACCTTGGGTGAGGACGATTCATTATCATTTGCTTTCTCGTTGCCGGAGGCCTCGAATGCTTGGGCTTGGCTTGCAGGCTCCGGGTCTTGGAACCGATGCTGTGCAGGCGGATCGAAGCCGAAATTTGACTtggccttttttctttttcttttttgctTCTCGTTGCCTTGGATGATAGCGAACTGCAAGAAAGGGGCCATGGTGTACTGCGTAGACTCTAGAGACTAAAAGCAAATCGAATAGGAAGAGGCTGTGAAAGAGACTCGAGAGTCATTCTGACGAAGATGGGCGTGAGCTGACGAAGTGGCATTGGAAAAACCGGCCGATCGTTGGACGTCCTGCTGGACTCATCCGTCTACGCACATGTTCCTTTTGAGTGAGCCGGAACACCAATGTCAGCTTGCCTGTCTCACCCTTTTGTTGTCTATTGGCCTGGGTATGATTCGAGCGAGTGATTTCGGCTGAATTGGATTGGGCCCGGCGGAAGCGACCTTAGAAAAAGTGTCGAGAAACTTGGTCGTGGCCGCCCTGTCTAAGTGGGATTAACGATGGCACGACGGTAGGCCGTAGGAGCTGAAGCCTGAAGCTTGGATCGCCGGGACGTCCAGACGGCCCGTGCCCCACCAGGCTTTCGCTCACTGTGCTCTAGCGCCATGCAATTTTTAGGTCACTACCTATGGTACCTTACCTATGTAGAGTAGGTCTTTGCCGTATAGGGCTCAGAACACAGGAGGCTAGGAAATAGGAAAACTTACATGTATACCGGGTCCAATATGCTCTTTATTCAGGCTCTCTATTCAGATTGTGCATGTAAAGAGAAACCAGAAGCAGTGAGTGTGACACTGAAGACCAAGGTGAAGAGAGTTCCTCATCACAGAAAGTCTGAAGTCTTTACTACTTAGGCGAGGTACTTGAGTACTTGGCGACTGACATGATTACCTCAGCATCGGAGGCGCCGCCAATCTTGACTTGTTGAGCTTGttctgtatccgtacctgGCAGGCTATCCCAAGACCAACGATCATCTATCTCTGCTACTGCCAACTCTCGAAGCTGACCTCGAGTCTGGGGAAGATGCCACCACCAGTGTGTATGATTGGGAGCTCAGAAGCTAGCAAACCAGAGCCGGGCAAAGATGGAGGGTGTTTTGATGACGAGGCTTGCCCGTGCCAAGATGGGAACGGCTGGCAGTTCATCGTTTGTTAGTCCCTCTGCAACCTTGAGCCTAAGGTACACACTACTGTTGTAGGGTTGAGGTGACGTTCAGATGGCACGAGCCGCTTGTCTTGGCCCGCGCTGGCATTTGGCCGGAGAAAGATCGACCAAGACTCCAAGATTCTTGGGCGGCACATTGGAAGGCTTCTCTATGCAGTACCTACGCATCATCAGGTCTTGGCGCAGAGAGCCTCTCGATATGTTGCACTTGGAGGGAATGAAGATGGAGGAAGGTCGGCCCTTCATTTTTCACACACTCGCTCTCAAGCCTGCAGCCCGGCACCCCATGCCCGAGTTGGGTCGTACGGATAGGGCAGAAAAGATGGAACGACGGAAGCGCGGCAGCAAAGAAAGAAGGGAAACCCGTCTGTAGGGTTCTGGGCAGCCATGTCGTACGGGCCACGGTGCGGTGCTGCAGGTGTTGTTGCAACCGACGAGGGGCACAAGCCGACAGACTGGATTCGTGGAGGTGGAGGGGAAGAGGGGGCCGCGCCATCGACGAACTACACCACATCGAGAGACGGTATGGGGTTCGTATGATATACCGGAGGCGGCGGGACTTTTGAAGAGGGGGTTTCTGTGAAGCGAGAAGGATAAATGGAACGGCCAAGATAGGCCGACAACGAGTTAACTAGGCCCGGCCCAGGGGATAGAACTTGTAATGACAAGTATGGAAAATTTCATGGCAGTGAAGTAACACAGTCGTGACAGTGAGTGATTTAAAAGATTTGCACACATTGTGAAACTTGAAGGTCGGGCTACATTGGCTGGAAGCAAGGGAGAATCAAGTGACAGCCGTTGGGATGGAGCGGTATTTCAGGGGGACGGGGAAAGGTCTGGAGTAAGAGTCCTCTGCCTGGCTGGGCGAGCTGGAATTCGACTTGCTTGGGAAGATGCCGGGTGAAGCGTGTATGTATCTGTAGAGTGAGGAGATTCTGGGGATGGGAGGGGCATCGTCTGGGGCCATGGACATGGACCAGGACTTGGGCCTGTCTCAGTCCCGGCTGAAGATTCGTGGCCTGCTGCGTCTGGGTAGAGACTCGGAACGGATTGAAGCGGGAAATCGGACATGATGATGAATTGATAACTATCCAAGAGGGGCTACCCAGGCTGTTGGGCAATGCTTGGGGTAGCTATGGACCGGCTAACTCGACTTGGGAGGTCTGTCGTGATGCGCGATATGTTGACGAGACGAGAGTGTCGCTAATTCGGCGACAAGCGACCGAGAGGATAGGCACGCGACCGACGGGGCGGAAGAGGAGAGCAAGCCAGCAGGGGATGACATTGACAGGGAAGCGAACGAACGTGAGGGAAAAGGACAAGCGACAGACGGGATTCGGGATGGCATAATGACCACTGTGGATGGGGCATTGGGGCGAGATGGGGTTAGAACAGGGAGCTGTATCTAACTGGGGAGAGAGTCTGATAGGATGGACAAATAAGGTGCGCAGTGATGGTCAGGCACGGGTTCTTGTGCGAGTCCGAGATACTGTGTCTGACTGCAGCTGATGATGAAGGGGAGTGATGGGGATAGGCCTTGAGTAATGAGAAGATTATGGTCCATATGGTGAAAGCAACGGATGAAGAGGCGGTGGAAATGCATTGCGACGGAGTTGAGAAACAACGACAAGGTTACCTTAGGCCCTGAGCACATGTAAAATACTCCAAAAGCAAGTTTGAATGTGCGCTGTTTCTCACTCGTAGGCGTAGGCGTAGGCGAAGACGAAGGCTCGCGCTCGCACTCGCCCTTCATTTTCGTGCCTGTCTTGCCTGTCTGTGTCTGTCCACAGCGTGGGGGCCAAGCATTATGGCGTTCCGGCTCATTCCTACCTGCCTTACCTTATCTTGCCGTCTATGGTCTTGGGTGCTACTTGCTCTTGGACTTGCGTGCCTGCTCTATCTCATGCTTAGATTATGAGTGAATTATTCGTGTCTCAACTCTGAGGAAACCGAGGTGGTTGCAACTGCCATTGGAATTGAGGAGCGATTAGGAAGGAGCGTCTAAAAACACACTTCGTCCTACCTCAAGTGCCTCAGGTATAGAATACTTCTGTTACTTTTGTAGACGGGAGGATGTCGTTCCTTGGGTGTTTCCATTTCGGTACGGCGGTACCTCATCTTCCTGCTTACCAAAGTACTTTACCAACTGGCTTTGCGGGAGATGTACCCAGCCACAAAGTACACAAGCTGACACCGATGTCAGACTAGGCGGGTACGTACTGCAGAAATCGACCACCCTCGAATTGTACAACTCTGGCAGGCCGCAGATTGGGAATGCCACACTCACATGCTCGCTCACGCATTGTTACGAGCTGTACGGGATACTGGGGCCCTCAATGTTAGAGGACTCGAGGTGCATGTCTTCCTTGGGGACGAACCTGGGTAGTACGAAGCAGAGACAACAGATAGAACTCGCTTTCGCCTACCAGACCTCACCTTGTGTACGCATGACGTGAAGACGAGAGGCCACCTTCTCCAACCGGTGCGGTCGGTGAGTGCTTGGGTGGGCGAAATACCATGCATTACCTACTTTACCAGACGTTTGTAGTATTCAACAACCTTGCCTTGAGAAGTAGTGAGAGGAAAAGATGCAAGACAAAAACATGGCCCGGACCTCCCCCTCTTGGTGTCGTCTGTTCTCGTTCCCGAACTCTACTTGGGTTCTTCTATGAtctaggtactccgtacccatCTTCCTCACCTTTTTAACCTTTGGGCTTCTATGAGCGTGCCAGCAGTGCCTGGACGAAGGCGTGCTCGACGCCCAGGTAGCTGCGAGCGACCAAGGTACCAAGTGATACATACCTCCATAGCTACTAACTTACCTCAACTACCTCGTGTACATAGCAAGGTGAGGTGACCTACAGCGTCTTCTCTCTTAGAG
Proteins encoded in this region:
- a CDS encoding cell wall biogenesis protein Mhp1; the encoded protein is MEQVHGVDVSWMTHGGSPKDRPPKSLPIRRSSTSAPKESSPLPSPTIGQPVGNGNTNGTTDTAKATTEESKPIPVSRPPLGRSPSNEKSPGPNGTPPTRRNSWFSNISSKFSSSPDSKTAQANQQAQSTPPKDSGPVPPKVTPAKNAVLAHAAKNDGDQPYTPAPPGRGQAGFLGVFRRLSSSGGVLGQGTRGTHGLVERKILNVDRNRERCQISDLHQAKLRRVAFSVDVEIAPMPKYVDTDMPVKKPLEKSKTKKMTEKGEGEALKNPKSLEQQKERDGIIHTTGETVPKEPETEGVDSAKTKEDDVSGVSAASADKEKDTKKKEKKKKSEEERKARKEKKRKQAEANGTIPMEIHVDDSDSSSEGTPAATPKTTASPTTNPVRIYRRCCQLRETPILKKITEQLNSPSNCSSDIGMVQKLDLTGYWMQLPDLITLGDYLAVVPVKEVILENCGLTDEGVRVILAGLLAAKKPDSKRRKQAKADGLATQGGFVERLVLKNNKIGPEGWKHMFLFIYLCRTLKFLDVSTISFPRPTQPAQNGNGHGHHLLRHNSNDEQPQNICATLFAKAIGERLGGATLELLNLGETNLNSNDLGMVIDGIIQCGVKRLGLAHNNIDEKGLRHVARYLSTSGCEGLDLGGNDLRDQTDIIANAISEKDSLWALSLAECNLKPGSLCKIFPALAQLKDFRFIDLSHNRDLCKSDPSAIGLLRKYLPKLQGLRRVHLADVAMTSEQAIALAEILPEAKMLAHISFLENPELVKLADAKTEDAQEEACALYASFLAATRVSKTIVCVDIDVPSDNSGEVVKALAKQVVAYCLRNMERFPIGDISAVISTVLAESQDSLPGGPIPPYPDVLAHLVGHDVLREDSDNESAPDDDYVIGGTGVVKALTCCLKNRGDESRRQSGEFIRDFEDGVPVPASPRPKLPPGKAKDMSKHLLASARKIRQRLQPALSKARVNPQEDEHNLRKLMFLDVTLANIIKRFEDEFPETRVYTDEASETTLPSQSDQLGTSLSSTEDPDQHSIPSDAEDETGLSVRPGLPRTNSTLSHTSKALAEEEGRMHRAGHKIRSGIIKPEYYGLLSGVLEVGLDPKHTAMLHQMIEEIDEPDLTQKVEQKGIMRVFNEDRDQVREGLRALDPMHWDRFVESQEKARGNVKAGMTSPAKPVDENAIED